TATTGGTGTCGTGCTGGTGTTGATGCTGATTTTCAGCCTAGTACTTAAAGCGGTATTCATTGGTAAGAAAGCCTTTGAGCATCAGTTCCAGTTTGGTGGTTATCTCGCTTTTGGTATCGGTATCTGGTTTGCCTTTCAAACCTTAATTAACGTTGGTGCGGCAGCGGGGATGGTACCAACCAAAGGCTTAACCTTGCCTTTGATCAGTTACGGTGGCTCCAGTTTGATTATTATGTCGGTGGCGGTCTCAATACTGCTGCGAATTGACCATGAATGTCGGCTGATGCCAGCCGTGAAAAAAGCAGAGTCACAAACACAAGATGAAAAAGAATAAACGACTGATGGTAATGGCCGGCGGAACAGGTGGACACGTGTTCCCGGGTTTGGCTGTTGCCAAAAAACTTCAGCAACAGGGCTGGGAAATCCGTTGGCTGGGCACGGCCGATCGTATGGAAGCCGAATTGGTGCCGAAACACGGCATTGAGATTGATTTTATTAAAGTCAAAGGATTGCGTGGTCAAGGATGGAAGCGCCTACTGGTAGCGCCGTTGCAAATCATCAACGCTATTTTACAAGCGAAAGCCCACATCAAAGCGTGGCAGCCGGATGCGGTACTGGGGATGGGCGGCTACGTCAGTGGCCCGGGCGGCATTGCGGCATGGCTATCCGGCATTCCAGTGGTGCTGCATGAACAAAACGCGGTGGCGGGTTTAACCAATCAATGGCTGGCAAAAATTGCCAAAAAAGTGTTCCAAGCTTTTCCGGGCGCATTTCCACAAGCTGACGTGGTCGGCAACCCGGTACGTGATGATGTGGTCGCTCTCGCTGAGCCGCTACAACGCATGCAAAACCGCCAAGGGCCAATCCGCATTTTGGTGATGGGCGGCAGTCAGGGCGCGCGCATTCTCAATCAAACTCTGCCTGCGGTTATGGCGACCTTAGGTAGCGGCTTTGAGATTCGCCACCAAGCGGGAAAAGAGAACGCGCAAGAGGTCGAACAAGCCTACCAACAAGCGGGCGTCAAACACGCACAAGTGAGTGAGTTTATCGACGATGTGGCCGCCGAATACGCATGGGCGGATCTGTTGGTGTGTCGCTCTGGTGCGTTGACGGTATCTGAAGTTTCTGCCGCGGGCGTGGCAGCCATTTTTATCCCGTTTATGCATAAAGATCGCCAACAGGCGTTAAACGCAGACCATCTGGTCGCCTGCGGCGCAGCGAAGATGATTGAGCAACCACAGCTCACCGTGGAAAAACTGGTGGCGGAGATCCAGCCGCTGGATCGCAACCGCTTACTCGCGATGGCAATAAAGGCCAGAGCCGCGGCACAGACCAACGCAGACCAAGTGGTTGCCGACGCGATCATCGCGCTAACCAATAAGAATTAAAGAGTAGAGATCAATGACGATTCAACATACGCAAGATTTAGCCCAAATCCGAGCCATGGTGCCAGAGATGCGCCGTGTGAAGTCTATCCACTTCATTGGAATTGGTGGCGCGGGGATGAGCGGCATCGCGGAAGTACTCTTGAATGAAGGCTACCAAATCACCGGCTCTGACATAGCAGAAAATGCGGTGACTGAACGTTTGGCGCAAAAAGGGGGCAAGGTATTTATCGGCCACCAAGCCAGTAATATTGACCAAGCGAGTGTCGTGGTGGTTTCGACGGCCATCAACGAGGCGAATCCAGAAGTGAAAGCCGCTCGTGAAGCGCGTATTCCGATTGTGCGCCGTGCTGAAATGCTGGCGGAGCTGATGCGTTTTCGTCATGGTATTGCGGTTGCGGGCACGCACGGTAAAACCACCACTACGGCGTTAGTGACACAAATTTACTCAGAAGCGGGGCTCGATCCGACGTTTGTCAACGGCGGATTAGTTAAAAGCGCAGGTACCAACGCGCGCTTAGGCTCAAGCCGCATCTTGATCGCCGAAGCCGATGAAAGCGATGCCTCTTTTTTGCACTTGCAGCCGATGGTCAGCATCGTCACCAATATTGAAGCCGATCATATGGACACCTATGGCGGTGATTTTGAAACGTTGAAGCAGACCTTCATCGATTTTCTGCACAATTTGCCGTTTTACGGGCAGGCGATAGTCTGCATTGATGATCCGGTGATCCGCGAGCTGATCCCAAGAATTAGCCGCCAAGTGATCACCTACGGTTTTTCACCAGACGCCGACGTGCGTATTGAAAACTATCGCCAAGACGGGCAGCAAGGCAAATTTACCGTGGTGCGTAAAGATCGCGCTAATCTGGAGATCACCTTGAACATTCCGGGGCGACATAATGCGCTTAACGCTTCAGCGGCGATTGCGGTGGCAACCGAAGACGATATTAGCGATGACGCGATCTTGGCCGCAATGATTGGCACGCAAGGAACCGGTCGTCGTTTTGAGCACCTTGGCGAATTTGAGACGGGCAACGGCAGCGCCATGCTGGTGGATGACTATGGCCATCACCCAACCGAGGTCGGCGTGACGATCAACGCCGCGCGCAATGGCTGGCAGGAGAAACGCCTAGTGATGATTTTTCAGCCACATCGCTACAGCCGCACTCGTGATCTCTATGATGACTTTGCTAATGTACTGGAACAGGTCGATGTACTGATTATGCTGGATGTCTATGCCGCCGGAGAAAAACCGATCGCGGGAGCCGATGGTCGTGCGCTCTGTCGTACTATTCGCAGCCGCGGCAAATTGGATCCGATTTTCGTTCCCGACTCGGCCCAGCTTCCGTCAGTGCTTGCGAATGTGCTGCAAGATGGCGATCTGGTGCTGGCGCAAGGAGCGGGTGATGTTGGCAAAGTCGCTAGACATCTCGCCGCTTTGGAATTGAATATCGCCAAAATGAAATCATTGTCATAAATGGTGGGTATAAATACACAGAGCCGAACGAGGATCGCGGATTTCCGATAACTTGGTTGCGATTTCTTATTATCAGTATTTGATAGTTTATCAGAGCTCAGTATAATCCCAAGGTTAAAGTGCTTGCTTTTCGTATCGTGAATATTCAGAGAGAAAAGTCTAAATAAACTCAGTCAGGAAGCGCAAACTTTGACGGAACTGACAGTCGATGACGTTGAATTTCAACGTGAAAATCGAATAAATAAAACGCCTCATATTATTGGCGCTCTGTTTTTGGCCGTCGTTGTTACGTTAATTGGCTCGATTTTATATTCAACATTAAGTTGGATGTGGGACGATCAGCGTCTGCCGTTGTCAAAAATGATCCTACAAGGTGATTTGCGCTATGTGACACAAGAAGATGTGCAGCGTGCGCTCGCTCGTATTGATCACATCGGCACTTTTATGTCGCAAGATGTCGATGTGTTGCAACAAAGTGTAGAAGCATTGCCTTGGGTTGCTCATGCCGCCGTTCGTAAGCAGTGGCCAGATACAGTAAAAGTGTATTTGACGGAACATAAAGCCGAAGCTATTTGGAATGGTAACGCGCTGCTTAATGAACATGGCATGGTTTTTGATGGTGATATTGCCCAATTAACAGAAGATAAAGTAAAACTTTATGGTCCAGTCGCTAGCGGTCCGGAAGTGCTCAATGTCTATCGGCAAATTAGTCCCGAATTCGCAAAATTGGATTTATCGATATCATCGCTAGTGCTCAATGATCGCAGAGCTTGGCAAATTATTCTGGATAACGGTATTCGGCTAGAGCTTGGCAAAGAATCGTTAGCGGAACGAGTAGCGAGGTTTTTCTCGCTTTACCGCCAGCTAGGTAGTAAGGCGGCGAAGGTCAGCTATGTCGACCTCAGGTATGATACGGGAGCCGCAGTTGGTTGGTTCCCAGAACAAGAGTTAGGACAAGAGAATACAGATGACTAAGACCGCGGATGATAATCTTATTGTTGGTCTTGATATAGGCACTGCAAGCGTATTAGCTCTGGTAGGTGAAATACTGCCTGATGGTCAAATCAATATCATAGGTGCGGGAAGTAGCCCGTCGCGTGGTATGGATAAAGGCGGCGTGAACGATCTTGAATCTGTGGTGAAATCGGTACAGAGGGCGATTGATCAGGCCGAGTTAATGGCTGAGTGCCAAATCAGCAACGTATTTATCTCTTTGTCGGGAAAACATATTGCTAGCCGTATCGAAAAAGGTATGGGAACAATATCTGACGAAGAAGTCTCACAGGAAGATATGGATCGTGCTATACATACTGCAAAATCCATAAAAATCGGTGATGAACAGCGTATCTTGCATGTGATTCCGCAAGAGTTCACCATTGACTATCAGGAAGGTATTAAAAATCCACTGGGTTTGTCTGGGGTGAGAATGGAGGTCAGTGTACATCTGATCTCCTGTCACAGTGACATGGCGCGCAACATCATCAAAGCCGTTGAGCGTTGCGGGTTAAAAGTGGAGCAATTGGTGTTTTCAGGGCTTGCGGCAAGTAATGCGGTGATCACTGAAGACGAAAGAGAACTCGGCGTTTGTGTGGTCGACATTGGTGCAGGCACCATGGATGTTGCCATCTGGACGGGAGGGGCGCTGCGCCACACCGAAGTGTTCTCTTACGCGGGCAACGCGGTGACTAGCGATATTGCCTTTGCATTTGGTACGCCAGTCAGCGATGCTGAAGAGATAAAAGTGAAGTATGGCTGCGCGCTGAGCGAACTGGTCAGCAAAGACGACACCGTCAACGTACCTAGTGTCGGAGGCAGACCATCACGAAGCCTACAGCGTCAAACGCTGTCGGAAGTGATCGAGCCGCGCTACACAGAATTAATGGGTTTGGTTAACCAGACCATAGAAACGGTGCAACTAAAGCTTCGTCAGGATGGCATCAAGCACCATTTGGCTGCGGGTGTAGTCCTAACGGGCGGTGCAGCCCAAATCGAAGGATTGGTTGAATGTGCGGAACGCGTTTTCCGCAATCAAGTTCGCGTTGGTAAACCGCTGGAAGTGAGTGGTTTAACCGATTATGTAAAAGAGCCGTATCATTCCACGGCTGTTGGATTACTTCATTACGCACGTGATATGCGAGCCAGTGATGATGGTGACTACAACGAGCCCAAACGTTCGGCGGTCACTGGCTTGTTTGGCAAGCTGCGTAATTGGATACAAAAAGAGTTTTAACCTGAGAGTTGCAGGAAAAACGGAGATAACACATGTTTGAACCGATGATGGAAATGTCTGACGATGCTGTAATTAAAGTCGTTGGGGTTGGCGGTGGCGGCGGTAACGCTGTAGAGCACATGGTGCGTGAATCCATCGAAGGCGTGGAATTCATCAGCGTCAACACTGATGCACAAGCGCTTCGTAAGACGAGTGTGGGGAACGTAATCCAAATCGGTGGCAACATCACCAAAGGTTTGGGTGCGGGCGCAAATCCACAAGTAGGTCGTGACGCAGCTCTAGAAGACAAAGAAAGAATTAAAGAAGTGCTCGATGGTGCCGATATGGTATTTATCGCAGCTGGTATGGGCGGTGGTACCGGAACTGGTGCCGCGCCAGTGATTGCTGAAGTTGCCAAGGAATTGGGGATTTTGACCGTTGCTGTTGTGACCAAGCCATTTAGCTTTGAAGGTAAAAAGCGTTTAGCGTTTGCAGAGCAGGGCATTGACGAGCTATCGAAACACGTTGACTCGCTGATCACCATTCCAAACGAGAAATTGCTCAAAGTGCTTGGCCGTGGTGTCACCCTTTTGGAAGCCTTTGCTAGCGCGAATGACGTACTAAAAAATGCCGTTCAAGGTATCGCAGAGCTGATTACACGCCCTGGCATGATTAACGTCGACTTTGCAGACGTACGTACAGTGATGTCTGAAATGGGTCACGCCATGATGGGCAGCGGTATCGCTAAAGGTGAAGACCGAGCAGAAGAGGCCGCTGAAATGGCGATTTCCAGCCCACTGCTTGAAGATATCGATCTTGCTGGCGCTCGTGGTGTTCTGGTGAACATTACGGCGGGTCTGGATATGCGTCTGGATGAGTTCGAGACAGTTGGTAACACGGTCAAAGCGTTTGCTTCGGACAATGCCACTGTGGTTATCGGTACTTCTCTAGACCCAGACATGGCTGACGAAATCCGCGTTACCGTTGTGGCGACAGGTATTGGCAACGACAAGAAACCAGACATTACCTTGGTTTCTGGTGGTAAAACCAAAGTTGCTCAACCTGTAGTGGCAGCGAAAGTGGAAGAAAAACCGGCACAGAGTATGCAGGAGAGAACTCAGGTTACTCCTCAGCCATCCGCGCCAGTCTCTTCTTCCCAAACCTCTGGCAGCCAGAATACGGCGCCGAAGCCAGAGAAAGAGAGCGGTTACTTGGATATTCCGGCATTTTTACGTCGTCAGGCTGATTAATACCCAAGCACAATTTGACACTGTTCAAAATTGTGGTAGCATTCACGGTCGGTGTACTATACGACCGTGTTTTGTAGCACTTTTATCGAGGCAAGCAGATGATCAGACAACGTACTCTGAAGGAAATGGTGAAAACAACTGGTGTGGGCCTCCACTCTGGTCGTAAAGTCACATTGACTCTTCGCCCTGCCGCTGCAAATACCGGTATTATTTATCGTCGTACGGATCTGAATCCGCCAGTCGATTTTCCAGCAGATCCGGCTTCGGTCCGTGACACTATGCTGTGTACCGCACTTGTGAGCGATGACGGTGTTCGCATATCCACTGTTGAGCATCTAAACGCCGCACTGGCGGGTATGGGCATCGACAATGTGATCGTTGAAGTCGACGCACCTGAAATCCCCATTATGGATGGCAGCGCAAGCCCATTTGTTTATCTGCTCCAGCAAGCGGGTATTGAATTCCAAAATGCGGCAAAGCGTTTTATTCGAATCAAGAAACCTGTACGTTTCGAAGATGGCGATAAATGGGCTGAGTTTGTCCCATTTAATGGCTTCCGCATGGATTTTGAGATCGACTTTAACCATCCAGCCATTGAGTCTGACGAGCAACGTTTGTTGTTTGATTTCTCTTCGCAAGGTTTTGTACGTGAAATTTCTCGTGCTCGTACCTTCGGCTTTATGCGTGACATTGAGTACCTTCAATCGCAAAACCTCGTCTTGGGTGGCAGTTTTGATAACGCTATCGTACTGGATGATTACCGTATCCTAAACGAAGAAGGCTTGCGTTTTGAGAATGAGTTTGTGACTCACAAAGTTCTGGACGCGATTGGCGATCTTTACATGTGTGGTCATGCGATTATTGGTGAGTTCCGCGCCTACAAATCAGGGCACGGTTTAAACAACCAACTATTACGTGCAGTACTGGCAGATCAAGAAGCGTGGGAATGGACTACCTTCGAAGAAGAAGCGGGTTCACCAGTTGCCTTTGCTGAACCGAATATGGTTTTCGCTTAAGAGCAGTCAATCGAATTTAAAAAGCCAGACATCTAGTCTGGCTTTTTGCTATTTCTCTATCCATCCCATCTATACTTTTATTTGTACTTCCATCCCGACCCATTTGCCGCACGGCAATCTGCTGCCGTTGCCATTGGAAAAACTGCGCCGCGCGCTAGGTTAGATAGAAGAGCTAAATGTCGGATATCTAGTGGTAACTTCTTAAACGAGCTGTTGTGCTGCAATTCTGATCTTGCATGACGATTCACCATTAATCTTAGCGATAAATGCACTTTAAGTTACCGATTAACTAGAGCTCAAGGAACTTTCGCCTGATATTGATGCTGAATCCTCCACCAATATCAATAAAAACTTCAAAGCGCTTCAAACAATTGGGGTTAACAATGGTGATAAAAAAGAAAAATCCTTACACTAGACAGCATTATTTCCAATTTTAGCCTTGAAAATCCTACCTGACAGTACAATATCTGAGTTACATGATTTATCTCAGTATCCTTAGTTTAAGACTGGTAGAGACTGAAGGCATTTATCGTAGATCACAGATGATCTAGCAAAGAGAGATTCATAACAAATGATAACTAAGCTACTGACAAAAGTTATTGGTAGTCGCAATGATAGAACACTGCGTCGCCTTAGAAAGATTGTTAAAGAGATCAACAATTACGAGCCAACGTTTGAGGCTCTGTCTGATGAAGAATTAAAAGCAAAAACCGTTGAATTTCGCCAACGTCTTGAACAGGGCGAAACGCTTGACCAGCTATTGCCAGAGGCATTTGCGACGGTGCGTGAAGCGTCAAAACGTGTTTATGGTATGCGCCACTTTGATGTACAGCTGATTGGCGGCATGGTGCTTAATTCGGGACAAATTGCGGAAATGCGTACCGGTGAAGGTAAAACGCTGACGGCGACATTGCCGGCTTACTTAAATGCCCTGCCTGGAAAAGGGGTGCATATTGTTACCGTCAACGACTACCTTGCCAAGCGTGATGCCGAGACCAACCGACCGCTATTTGAATTCCTAGGTATGACCGTTGGCGTCAATATTCCTAACATGCCTCATCCGGCGAAAAAAGAAGCCTACCAAGCCGATATTCTTTACGGTACCAACAACGAATTCGGTTTTGACTACCTGCGTGACAATATGGCGTTTCGCAATGAAGACCGCGTGCAGCGTGCGCGTTTCTTTGCGGTAGTCGATGAAGTGGACTCGATCTTGATTGATGAAGCTCGTACGCCGCTGATTATTTCTGGTCCTGCGGAAGACAGTTCTGAGCTGTACACGCGTATCAATGCGCTCATTCCGCTGCTGCAAAAGCAGGACAAAGAAGACAGCGAAGAGTACCGTGGCGATGGTCACTACACCGTGGATGAGAAGTCCAAGCAAGTTCACTTGACTGAAACCGGGCAAGAATTTGTTGAAGAGCTGATG
This Vibrio navarrensis DNA region includes the following protein-coding sequences:
- the murC gene encoding UDP-N-acetylmuramate--L-alanine ligase translates to MTIQHTQDLAQIRAMVPEMRRVKSIHFIGIGGAGMSGIAEVLLNEGYQITGSDIAENAVTERLAQKGGKVFIGHQASNIDQASVVVVSTAINEANPEVKAAREARIPIVRRAEMLAELMRFRHGIAVAGTHGKTTTTALVTQIYSEAGLDPTFVNGGLVKSAGTNARLGSSRILIAEADESDASFLHLQPMVSIVTNIEADHMDTYGGDFETLKQTFIDFLHNLPFYGQAIVCIDDPVIRELIPRISRQVITYGFSPDADVRIENYRQDGQQGKFTVVRKDRANLEITLNIPGRHNALNASAAIAVATEDDISDDAILAAMIGTQGTGRRFEHLGEFETGNGSAMLVDDYGHHPTEVGVTINAARNGWQEKRLVMIFQPHRYSRTRDLYDDFANVLEQVDVLIMLDVYAAGEKPIAGADGRALCRTIRSRGKLDPIFVPDSAQLPSVLANVLQDGDLVLAQGAGDVGKVARHLAALELNIAKMKSLS
- the murG gene encoding undecaprenyldiphospho-muramoylpentapeptide beta-N-acetylglucosaminyltransferase; translated protein: MKKNKRLMVMAGGTGGHVFPGLAVAKKLQQQGWEIRWLGTADRMEAELVPKHGIEIDFIKVKGLRGQGWKRLLVAPLQIINAILQAKAHIKAWQPDAVLGMGGYVSGPGGIAAWLSGIPVVLHEQNAVAGLTNQWLAKIAKKVFQAFPGAFPQADVVGNPVRDDVVALAEPLQRMQNRQGPIRILVMGGSQGARILNQTLPAVMATLGSGFEIRHQAGKENAQEVEQAYQQAGVKHAQVSEFIDDVAAEYAWADLLVCRSGALTVSEVSAAGVAAIFIPFMHKDRQQALNADHLVACGAAKMIEQPQLTVEKLVAEIQPLDRNRLLAMAIKARAAAQTNADQVVADAIIALTNKN
- the lpxC gene encoding UDP-3-O-acyl-N-acetylglucosamine deacetylase — translated: MIRQRTLKEMVKTTGVGLHSGRKVTLTLRPAAANTGIIYRRTDLNPPVDFPADPASVRDTMLCTALVSDDGVRISTVEHLNAALAGMGIDNVIVEVDAPEIPIMDGSASPFVYLLQQAGIEFQNAAKRFIRIKKPVRFEDGDKWAEFVPFNGFRMDFEIDFNHPAIESDEQRLLFDFSSQGFVREISRARTFGFMRDIEYLQSQNLVLGGSFDNAIVLDDYRILNEEGLRFENEFVTHKVLDAIGDLYMCGHAIIGEFRAYKSGHGLNNQLLRAVLADQEAWEWTTFEEEAGSPVAFAEPNMVFA
- the ftsZ gene encoding cell division protein FtsZ, which encodes MFEPMMEMSDDAVIKVVGVGGGGGNAVEHMVRESIEGVEFISVNTDAQALRKTSVGNVIQIGGNITKGLGAGANPQVGRDAALEDKERIKEVLDGADMVFIAAGMGGGTGTGAAPVIAEVAKELGILTVAVVTKPFSFEGKKRLAFAEQGIDELSKHVDSLITIPNEKLLKVLGRGVTLLEAFASANDVLKNAVQGIAELITRPGMINVDFADVRTVMSEMGHAMMGSGIAKGEDRAEEAAEMAISSPLLEDIDLAGARGVLVNITAGLDMRLDEFETVGNTVKAFASDNATVVIGTSLDPDMADEIRVTVVATGIGNDKKPDITLVSGGKTKVAQPVVAAKVEEKPAQSMQERTQVTPQPSAPVSSSQTSGSQNTAPKPEKESGYLDIPAFLRRQAD
- the ftsA gene encoding cell division protein FtsA; translation: MTKTADDNLIVGLDIGTASVLALVGEILPDGQINIIGAGSSPSRGMDKGGVNDLESVVKSVQRAIDQAELMAECQISNVFISLSGKHIASRIEKGMGTISDEEVSQEDMDRAIHTAKSIKIGDEQRILHVIPQEFTIDYQEGIKNPLGLSGVRMEVSVHLISCHSDMARNIIKAVERCGLKVEQLVFSGLAASNAVITEDERELGVCVVDIGAGTMDVAIWTGGALRHTEVFSYAGNAVTSDIAFAFGTPVSDAEEIKVKYGCALSELVSKDDTVNVPSVGGRPSRSLQRQTLSEVIEPRYTELMGLVNQTIETVQLKLRQDGIKHHLAAGVVLTGGAAQIEGLVECAERVFRNQVRVGKPLEVSGLTDYVKEPYHSTAVGLLHYARDMRASDDGDYNEPKRSAVTGLFGKLRNWIQKEF
- a CDS encoding cell division protein FtsQ/DivIB encodes the protein MTVDDVEFQRENRINKTPHIIGALFLAVVVTLIGSILYSTLSWMWDDQRLPLSKMILQGDLRYVTQEDVQRALARIDHIGTFMSQDVDVLQQSVEALPWVAHAAVRKQWPDTVKVYLTEHKAEAIWNGNALLNEHGMVFDGDIAQLTEDKVKLYGPVASGPEVLNVYRQISPEFAKLDLSISSLVLNDRRAWQIILDNGIRLELGKESLAERVARFFSLYRQLGSKAAKVSYVDLRYDTGAAVGWFPEQELGQENTDD